Proteins encoded by one window of Clostridia bacterium:
- a CDS encoding spore coat protein, with protein sequence MIDDRVITLDLLADAKEEVSAYARACNEAATPELRQILARQLQQAEQAQQRIFQFAKQKGYYNPYDAPEQLLANDLRQAGQLLQQINQQL encoded by the coding sequence TTGATCGATGATCGGGTAATTACCCTTGACCTTTTGGCTGACGCCAAGGAAGAAGTTTCGGCTTATGCTCGGGCCTGCAATGAGGCAGCAACGCCGGAGCTGCGCCAGATCCTGGCCCGGCAGCTGCAGCAGGCCGAGCAAGCCCAGCAGCGCATCTTCCAGTTTGCCAAGCAAAAGGGTTATTACAATCCTTACGATGCTCCAGAGCAGCTATTGGCCAATGACCTACGCCAAGCTGGCCAACTGCTGCAGCAGATTAACCAACAATTGTAG